In the Candidatus Baltobacteraceae bacterium genome, one interval contains:
- a CDS encoding RodZ domain-containing protein, with amino-acid sequence MPSLGDEFRVAREARGLSLSDVAESLHIRSIYLQAIEEEDWPVIGAPVYIRGFIRTYARFLGVDPEHAIEAFNATVPSAPPTKQWNGGGAVSVDPTSGRKPSLWLWVAVVVALGLVGYVGYGYYQLRSATPEKTVAAIPIADGSATPASSLPPASARPLAATPGPARPVGHVLAVKLTQLSWMRVTVDGNVVLEGEFPPGTIRDFRGKHVQLLVGNGGGVEVTPPGQPSRVLGSTGQVVQRDYKLTGKTE; translated from the coding sequence ATGCCTTCGCTCGGAGATGAGTTTCGCGTTGCACGGGAAGCGCGCGGCTTGTCTCTCTCCGACGTTGCCGAAAGCCTTCACATTCGATCGATCTATCTCCAAGCGATCGAAGAGGAAGACTGGCCGGTCATCGGGGCTCCGGTCTACATTCGAGGCTTTATCCGAACGTATGCTCGGTTCTTAGGTGTTGACCCCGAGCACGCAATCGAGGCCTTCAATGCGACCGTGCCTTCCGCTCCCCCGACCAAGCAGTGGAACGGCGGTGGCGCCGTCAGCGTCGATCCGACCAGCGGCCGAAAGCCCTCGCTTTGGCTGTGGGTCGCCGTCGTCGTGGCGCTTGGCCTCGTCGGGTACGTCGGCTACGGCTACTATCAGCTGCGCAGTGCCACTCCCGAAAAGACGGTCGCTGCGATCCCGATCGCGGACGGGAGCGCCACCCCTGCATCGAGCTTGCCGCCGGCCAGCGCGAGGCCGCTTGCTGCGACCCCGGGACCGGCACGTCCGGTCGGGCACGTCCTCGCCGTGAAGCTGACACAGCTTTCGTGGATGCGCGTGACCGTTGATGGGAATGTCGTTCTTGAAGGCGAGTTTCCACCGGGGACGATCCGCGATTTTCGCGGGAAGCACGTGCAGCTGCTCGTTGGAAATGGCGGCGGCGTTGAAGTTACGCCACCCGGACAACCGTCGCGCGTGTTAGGTTCGACCGGACAGGTCGTGCAGCGCGATTATAAACTCACTGGGAAAACGGAGTAA
- a CDS encoding YajQ family cyclic di-GMP-binding protein yields MPADSSFDVVSRIDAQELENALNQARAEIAGRFDFKNSKTTIENTEKDITIVADDELKLKNVIDIVQSRAVKRGISLKSFDYGKVEPATQNTLRQKITLKVGIPKDKSKPIFDAIKSAKLKVTAQFQGDQIRVSGKSKDDLQKAINLLKALDFELPLQFVNYR; encoded by the coding sequence ATGCCAGCAGATTCTTCATTTGACGTCGTCAGCCGCATCGATGCGCAAGAGCTCGAGAACGCGCTCAATCAAGCGCGCGCGGAAATTGCAGGTCGCTTCGATTTCAAGAACTCGAAAACGACGATTGAGAACACCGAGAAAGATATTACGATCGTCGCCGACGACGAGCTGAAGCTGAAGAACGTCATCGACATCGTGCAATCGCGCGCGGTGAAGCGCGGAATTTCGCTCAAGTCGTTCGACTACGGAAAAGTCGAGCCGGCCACACAAAATACATTACGTCAGAAGATCACGCTAAAGGTCGGGATTCCCAAAGATAAGTCCAAGCCGATCTTCGATGCGATCAAGAGCGCGAAACTCAAGGTCACGGCGCAATTCCAAGGCGACCAGATTCGGGTCTCAGGAAAATCGAAAGACGATTTGCAGAAGGCAATAAATCTTCTCAAAGCCTTGGATTTCGAGCTCCCGCTACAGTTTGTGAATTATCGCTGA